One window of the Verrucomicrobiota bacterium genome contains the following:
- a CDS encoding SPFH domain-containing protein — MIIFGIVFGFVAWFCARYLAAGIFTVNQGERAVKTSFGRAQRVGTATTLEHPIAEGLRPEERERYAFPQVRVIPPGGPYFKWPWERLYKVSIATQTMNMAYDPENPSANQSGSLLEAVTKDQLNTGLTGQIRYRVSEQNLYAYCFGVKHPIAHVMGYFISILRERIANFEAPCTPPPAGQPANLELAPPSIGVSINDLRKNLRDINEHMDRECQTSAARYGITLDASLITGIDPPQEVESALAAINTAYNQVSSDISLAQASADQKIVQSKRAVEIETLKAHAEVEPLRALAEQLVVLKKSGPDALPAYVRNVRLKLFSETRRAIVEV, encoded by the coding sequence ATGATTATTTTCGGCATCGTGTTCGGTTTTGTAGCTTGGTTTTGTGCCCGGTATCTCGCCGCCGGTATTTTCACCGTAAATCAGGGCGAACGGGCGGTCAAAACCAGTTTTGGTCGCGCCCAACGCGTCGGCACTGCCACCACGCTGGAACATCCCATCGCCGAAGGGTTGCGCCCCGAGGAACGGGAGCGATACGCCTTCCCACAGGTGCGAGTCATCCCGCCGGGCGGTCCGTATTTCAAATGGCCGTGGGAACGGCTCTATAAAGTCTCCATTGCCACGCAGACGATGAATATGGCGTATGACCCGGAGAATCCCTCGGCCAACCAGAGCGGCAGCCTGCTGGAGGCGGTGACCAAGGATCAGTTGAACACCGGTTTGACCGGGCAGATTCGCTACCGGGTTAGCGAACAGAACCTATACGCCTATTGTTTCGGGGTTAAGCATCCGATTGCTCATGTGATGGGTTACTTCATCTCGATCTTGCGCGAGCGCATCGCGAATTTTGAGGCTCCCTGTACCCCGCCCCCCGCCGGACAACCGGCCAATCTGGAGCTGGCTCCTCCCAGTATTGGAGTCAGCATCAACGACTTGCGTAAAAACCTGCGCGATATCAATGAGCACATGGACCGGGAATGCCAGACCTCGGCGGCCCGATATGGGATCACGCTGGACGCCTCGCTGATCACCGGCATTGATCCGCCACAAGAGGTGGAATCGGCGCTCGCGGCCATCAACACCGCGTATAACCAGGTTTCGTCCGATATTAGCTTGGCGCAAGCCTCTGCGGACCAAAAAATTGTGCAATCCAAACGGGCGGTGGAAATTGAAACCCTTAAGGCGCACGCGGAAGTAGAACCGCTCCGCGCGCTGGCCGAACAACTGGTAGTATTGAAAAAAAGCGGACCGGACGCGTTGCCTGCTTATGTGCGGAATGTCCGGTTGAAACTGTTTAGTGAAACCCGCCGGGCTATTGTGGAGGTATAA